Genomic segment of Xenopus laevis strain J_2021 chromosome 4S, Xenopus_laevis_v10.1, whole genome shotgun sequence:
gcttgcctgataggtgtagcttctttgcatgatttattggcctccttgtacctcaTAAAttatttggctgtcccagctaacttgaaagccttaaaagcacgtcttttcttacccacctcaacaccaacacttctattgaaccaaaaaggttttgctttgaaacgatgttccttgcttacaaggggaatatactgacatgtatatttattaagcaacattttaaagacttcccatttttgttctgtgtttaaccctgtgaaaatcatttcccacttaatatgtagCAGAGATGCcctttatactgtcaaagtttgcatgtctgaaatttagtgttttagttacacccttatagaattgcttctgcaacagaatctcaaaggagaccatgttatgatcactattccctaaatcaggggtgcccaggacgtcgatcatggtctaccagtagatcccagTAATGTTTCTGGTAGACCGCGACCGACCAGAGAGGAGGGGCCGTGGTACACAGCACCGATTGCCTCAGAAGCTACTACCTTggttgtgccccccccccactcctcTCTGTTCTCACTGTTCTCTAATGATTACAGGCAGCGCTGGGTAAGTTGCTTTTCGAAAATGGAGCTGCTCATAAGtaatctcctttcctccctctACTGCTGACGAGAGCGGAAGTGACTGCCCAAGAGCTGGTGAGTTTCTGGCAGCGGGAAAGTAAGAGCGGAATGAGGAGCCGCACTGCTGCTTGCctggttcggcatgtggtggaacgagtggacagattattgggaggggctggggaagacccagcgttcttggtacacataggtaccaatgacaaagttagaggaggtggtgaagtccttaagaacaattttaaaaaactaggtgtaaagttgagggtgaggacttccaaggtaattttctccgagatattacctgagccacgagcaatgctaaggagacagcgggagcgtagggagattaatgcgtagctgagagattggtgtagggaggagggttttggattttttgcagaactgggctgatttctcagtcggatacaggctctttgctagggatgggctgcacctcaatgatgatggtgcagctgttttgggagagaagatggctagacggttggaggagattttaaactaggtgtgggggggggggagggttcagtaaaggattcagtggaagacaggttagatgagatagtgggcaaagaggggaaaatgggggaggaaatttggctggggatactgttaaggatagggaggaccacatgtcatatgttcaatatggtaccagtattaaatgtatgtttgcaaatgcaaggagtctgactggtaatatgggagagctggagatgctggagggaaaatatgatgtgattggtgtggccgaaacatagctgaatgagtcgcatgactgggcagtaaatatcagtgactatactttgtttcggagggacagaggcaatagaaaatgaggaggggtatgtctgtttgttaggcagaatttaaaagcttatataaaggaggaggttatgttagaaaatgagggggcagaagtcttatgggtggagttctttaccaattgtaaagagtccagcaaattaattgtaggcgtatgctatagaccccctaatgtaagtgaggaggaggcgaagctcctcatgcaaatagaaaaggatgctagtttgggtaaagtaatgagaTGGGAGtgtcacgaacacggtacttccaactgcacgtgactttaggtgtggctatcaggggtcactcactcagtctctcacccaccttgcacacaggttagactaacacaaaagcaccccaaaccccaaccaacacccacaaaactcattcgctgccaccatctatcattcacaggcgatagaaacctaatgtgactatttccccgttctctctaacaggtactaactcacaatacaccaatgcattaacactctctcactatagtcagttagttcctactgactcaacaagtacttcagcatgcagagggttaaggctcacagttacactctttcaggctaggttcgtttagagcaccaaagacaatcttattaaattctctttaatattataaaaggtataacagtgcaatatacaaaaagatgttacaaaaagagacatacattcaataatacaattacaaacagttgtaaaataaaagggaaaacatggaaaacctatacttaactccaaagataaagaattcctggtcctggaggcaaggggaaacaaacgggataacttccaatcgcaattggtcctccaaagtaaatcccaagtttagtcagaagagctgactatttattagtgatttcagggcatcaggtaactgcacactcccccctccctcaggaatgcaaggggtgtggcctagcaggacacagattgagttttttatgaccttctgtgagtaggaactggaccaagaatataatgaccataactccctatgggaacataggagagagatgatattatattcattggttaataattctcccagggattccatagatactaaacatcaatactgtgtgacctgcacctgcccagatattcacatctaatacacagagtaccaaacctagtcatgtttggactcgtttgaaatctgaaattgccttgaactcatcatcagttttttatactgttggtacatcaggtatgggttctgtaaggataaatatatttgagtatacattatatgtgaccttcacttcacctttgagggtcttgctgggaactttaagttctcactccttgggcttcccccctccccatggaatggctcttatcagccagggcatggaggagggcattacagctctgacccctctgaccatagtgagaagaggcctgttatgtgtctgatttagatgttggcagaaatatttctcatgataccttggcctgttttattaactattacaggcctgcaTCATGACAAGGaggttttaattacccagatattgactggagcaacagtactgccggATCAGaaaatgggaacaaatttataaacttgttgcatgacaattttatggcacaggagcctaccagaaaaaatgctattctggatttagttatctcaaatgacccagaacttatagcgaatgtgcaagtcattgaacccctgggtaatagtgaccataatgttatataatttaatgtctggtgcaaaaaacaaatatatactggggcaacaaaaaacatgaattttggaaaagctaattatagtgccttgagggctgccctacagagtattgattggggcattacgtttaCAGCTAAAAACccagaacagaaatggttttcatttaaaatgatatggaatcattactgttctcaatttattcccttaagaagtaaatgtagaagctctaagaatcatcctatgtggcttaatacagaagtaaagaagttaataggaaagaagagaaaggcatttaaaaactacaaatctgttgggacagaagctgcatttaatgaatataaacactgtaataaatgttgtaaatcagcaatctggaaggcaaagaaaagaaatgaagagttaattgcgatggaggtgaaaactaaccctaaaaagtttttcaaatatattaaaagtaaaaagatgcaggttgagagtgttgctccattaagtaatggtaccagtatggttgttacagatacagaaaatctgtattttaggacccagttaggtgtctataatgTGAAGTTCTTttattcagtgtatacaatagaggagtctgagttcccaggctcgctttatagctgcactaatggcttagctcaatctagtcagtggctgactcaggatatgattcataaagctttaataaaaatgaatgtaaacaaggctccagggcctgatggcatacaccccgggttctaaaagagcttagttcagtttaagaccagcccctatttctgattttctcagattcactttcatctggtatagtgcctatggattggagaaaagctgatgttattccaatatttaaaaatggattacgatctcagcctggcaattataggccagtaagcttgacatctgtggtgggcaaattatttgaaggcttgttatggGATAACATTCAAAAATTTGTCCTAAAAATTTGCTattgcattatgagcagcaatcagcatggctttatgaaggataggtcatgtcagacaaatctgaatgctttttatgatgaggtaagtaagatagtcacagtggggggggggcagtagatgtgatctatttggattttgccaaagcgtttgatactgtgccccacaaacgactgctttctaaactaagatcttttgggcttaatgaagtcgtttgcacatggataggaaactggctacaggatcgttagggtgattgttaatggtacattctctacttggagtaaggttcttagtggggtcccccagggctcgatattaggtccacttttatttaacttgttcattaatgacttaggggagggtgttgtaagtaatgtatcagtttatGCAGATacaaaaactatccagcccaattaattccatccaggatgtggcatccttgcaacacgatcttgacaatctggcaatctgggcagctaagtggcaaagagattccattttgataaatgtaaagtcatgcacctggaatgtaaaaatatccaagccacttatacccttaatggtactgtaCTGCACTagtcaaatccattatggaaaggaccttggagtccttgtagatgataaactggctgtagcaagcaatgccagtcagcagcatcaagggcaaataaggtcttgagctgtattaaaagggacatggagtcacgggaggagggggtcattctatcactgtatagagcacttgtaaggccccatctagaatatgccgttcagttttggtctccatcactcaaacaggaccttattgtattagaaagggtacagagaagggcaactaagctggtgaaaggtatggaaaatcttagctatgaggaaagactggccaaattggggatgttcatgacagacagattatttagctgagcagcatgaggctcctccgaggattgtgagtgggattgaGATCCTAAttcccagaagtagggactaagtgtacagacgtAGGGTAGagagtattcccctcaggttccacttagggaaaaggctgaaagctgggtgtacctcctcaaagctgcatatattgttcctatctctgaggagaatcatactgaccaacggtgctgtgagtactgcctattcattgtaatgtatgatcctgcaatgttctctttatgtacactccagtGAGGATTgtatgctcaataaatctgttctatggttaagttataagaaacACTGatgcccaattatttgcaccttgaatacagttacagttgcactacaccctgctcccacatcgctgcgaaggctcactccctaaggttttaaggtctcatccggagcatatgtactgggagtgaagcttatagtagagtaaggtgcactcaatttactatagcgctacaccagCATACAGCAGAGCTTATtaaatttacttttgaaatttgcattacttagtggagaattatatgttaagttagcattattctgttttccttataACAGAGgaacctccttagctggtaaactgtatgccccccatACTCCTACCCCATGACCCGTTACttaatcccactgccccgtctaccctagcttccccacaattctttatctcacctgcccccccccttgcctagtttaaacactcctccaacctcttagccattctttcccctagcacagtggactcccttccattgaggtgcaaactgtcctgactgtataggttgtaccccaaggaaaaatcagcccagtgctctagtgctcccttccttcctacaccaataCTTGAGCCATGTAtctagctccctaaactccctcTGTCTTCCTAAATTTGCATGTGGCACTGGCaacatttcagaaaagatgacattggaagacctttccttgatcgtagagcctagatccctgaaatcactcgccaaggtcttccatctaccatttattttgtcattagtaccgaaaTGCACTAAGACAGTTGTGTCATGCCCAgctccacccaataatttgtctacccaatcaaccacatgccgaaccctggcaccaggcacccagacagcaaactgttcggttatAGCGATCCGGAccacagattaccctatccactttcctaataattgagtcccctacaaccacaatatGCTTAGATCAtcatcacacaatctggcaaatttgttgtgaTGTATAAGTTCTGGATCAGCCTCTATTTTCCTTTTCCCCACCTTAGATtttgtcacccagctagctgcctcaacatcctgctgctgttctgttccccccaaactatctgaccccattaggtcctgctcagtgagcaagagactcctttcaagattgtcaattgaccgcagtgttgcaatttgttgctctagtgctctacctcgagcctccaaagtgacacccaccacagaggtaagcattttggatctcttgttccaaatctgcatatatatggcagactgtgcactgagtcagaccttcaatcttgctagaaCTCATTATCCCAgatacagatcaaaacaggaataaaaaaaactcaaaaagattagggtttagaacaaacaaacttttgacctagtttgaacctcctttagtttgaaccTTAtttagtttgaacctcctttagtttgaatctcctgtgtttgtaactccaatTACAAATCCCCCAAtcactcctgtgtttgtaactccacttacagatcccccacttaactcctgtgtttgtaacgtatttgtaactccacttacagatctcCCACTTacagagcaaacacttaagagcaagctccactggagtaccaggggttctatttatacagtctgttcaggtgcaactaatcaaacctcACCCCCTCAAACTGaaggaaaactaactgcaaagtaaagcaggttgtgacaaacttgctgtaagaaCAATtccacaccaaactttgctatttagcacacaagacaccaaaaaaaaaacctataaactATGAtaccacagtatttaaatataaaaccttaatataaaatagcagttaataacaaatacttatccttttcagttgatttgtttgcttttagttgctttttccagCCTGTTTCAAAAGGTTAACCTACTAGTGAAGAAAATAAATGGCGTTATGGCAATTTACCTGCCAAAGCATGCAGGTGAGTGCAGGAGATGTATCCTACAATTCTTTGGCCCTGAGGAGTGGTTCCAACCTGCACCTGAAGAAGTAGAATCATAACTATTACATTTTAGAAGCGTCATTAGTCATTAATTAAAGGTTGTGCTATTGCTGTATTACAAGTGTGAACATTAAAATACACATTGGTAAATTGTTTTCCCATCACCAAGGATTTATGTTGACTCAGCTAACAAAGAATTGTACTTTTATACATTGCCGGTCTTAACAACTGCAGGGCCCAATTTTGGCAGGGCCCCCTAGATGCCGTGTTGCTGGCTGGCATGGGGTTTCAGGATTGGGTGAGCAAGTATATGCACTGTAAGACAGTGGCTGCTGGCACCTTAAGCCTCCATCACCTCTGCCTTTACTCATTTATTTGGTGTTCtacaaacacattatatatataatctattctttctaataatgtgtagttttctagggtaaacctactgttagtggaatgtttggccttgaaatcagaagtatggagtggtgctttggaaatttggtagtgtactgttTGGAcataaaacgatatatatttagtattggcgcgttcaggagacatagaactttccaaatcggctgtgtacttgtacataaaataaattatgtttctgatatatgtgattgtattatgtgaaacatgattttttcattttatgagaCACTTataagcctatatctttttacagaagttttttcaccaaaattatagcatattttgaaagctcagattgtcctgaaaaaaacaatatattgttttactggaTAAAGTGAAGGACCCCCCCACGAAAGGCCCTTAaattgaaagagtacaaaatgtacATATAACAGAgtacaaaatgtacaaataacAGGATCTCAGCTAGACCCCCTCTGATATTTAGGATCCCACccctttctgcttcatttttttactatttacataatataattttggattatttttactacCCCTTTTCATATCGATTTTAGCTAGTCTGATatcttttttgcatgatttattggcctccttgtaccaaATGTGCATGCTACATAACAATTACTATTACTTAAACACCAGTCTTCATAAAACAAGCTTACCTTGACGAACAAAGCTCCTTTGGCAGCAAGTGCATCTATTCCTCTTCCATTGGGATAACAGTGATAGGTAGCATCTAGTATGGGGTAACGGCTTGCAAACAGCAGCCCACTGTTAAGGAACTTAAACCCACAGCACCCATGGCAGCCATAAACCCCCACATCATACAGCACATATTCAAAATAGAAGTGCAACTGCTCTTTCAATTTCTCTGCAGCACGTTTGTCAAATACTTCCTGGAGGCACAGAAAGTCCAAGTTGGCTGGAAAAAAGGCAGAAATATCATGATCTAATATATCATCCATGTGTTTCTTCTTCCGGGCAGTGGCCTTCTTGATTATGGATGTTTTATACAAAAGCTTATTGTTAACACTGCTTTGGTCAACAGCTCCATCTGCCATTCGGACCTTGAATAGTGATTCCCGGGAGGCTGTACAACTGTCAAGACTTCCACCATCTGCATCCTTACCCTTATGGTTAGCTGTTGGGCTCTTTTGAAAATCTGTCTCAATTTCTGCCAAGCATGCTACATTCACATGCCCACTAATGGCATCAGTCTCTGTGTCAGAGATGTGGTCACTGTCCTCTCCGCTTATACGAATGATGCATGGACTTTCTTCTCCATCAGCTGTGTCTCCTCCATTTCTCCAATTTCTGCCCTCCTCACAGCTGTTTACACCAAAATTTTCTCCTTTATATTCCATAGATGTTGTTCTCTTCATACCTACATTTACTGCTCGGTGAGATGTATCACCACCTTGGGGGGACACTAGACTGCTAAAACTGGCAGCACTTATAGAAGTGTTCGTAGGAGAGTCTATGTATATCTTAATTTGGGGTCTACTTGCCCCATTGCGTATTCTTCTACCTATTTCTTTAGCCCGAGCTTGGGTATTAAAAAGGTTGTTGAACCTTGCCATTGAGTCAGGCAAGAGGCAAACATTGGCAGTTCCAAAGCAGAAGCTTTTTCCACTGCTTGTTGCTCTCCATTCAGCCAGCAACTTGGCTTCTGTTGCACAAGCTTTCTCCTGGATATGGGAATAGACATAGGGTCTGCGTGCAGCTTGTATAGGAGACCACACCAGGAATCCTATGAAGGCAAATGGAAGTGATGAAACCAGCAGTGCTAAATAAATAGGCGTGGTTATGATAATAAAGAGGACCTGGATGTAACATGGATCATCTGACCGTTGTCGTTTCTCATAGGTGGTTGGCAGAAATGAAGCAAGTAACCGATCTCCCAGCCAACAGCAAGGGAAAATTAGGGCCCAGGACAAGGAGTGAAGGAACGAAAAGAAGTTGCTGGGAAAGGGGGTAGTGTATAAAACCAtttcagctcagttgttttcaCTTTGATAAGGCCTCTGCATCATGTCACTTTTTCCAGACAGTCAAATTTAAATTACAGAGGAGCTGAGCGTCAACACCAATGCTGCTTTGCTTGCAAATATCACCTTGACATGCCAAAGGAGCAACAACTGTGGCTAGGGAGAGGACAAGTTTGCCACCATATAAGCCTCATTGCTTTCTGGAGGTGTATTTGCTCAGTCTGTCCATGAAAGATCCTGCAAAGGACAAAATGAATATCAGGTAAGATTTTTTAcagtcaaatataaaaaaacagaaaagaaaaattgcctTTCACTGGGGGTAAGGGTAATTGTACCGTGACTATCAAACATAATGTTTGATAGGGTTTATTCATCAGCACAAAAGAAAAGTACCCTCACAACTGAGGCTATGCTAGCATAAATCTTAATGCTAAATATCATATTAATTAAGCCAATaatcactattattattagtggTATAGTTACtcgaatgaaatatataaagttaatttaataaaataacaggTATTTGTATGCAAAACATTTATCCTCTAATTTTAAAAGGGTACTTGATTTTTTATTAGCAGAATTAAATagcaagtaaataaaaataattatgtgtttataacaattatttttctttacttgCTATTTAATTCATCCAGTAAAAAATTATGACAGCAtaattcccccccaaaaaactctTTTTGGCATAGTATATGCAACCCTTGGGCATGAGTGGCATCTAACCCTTTTTGGCAACTCTGCCAGCAAAATAATTCCAGGGGCAGAACTTTTAAAGGTAGATGCAACTTCCAGTGAATATTGCCATGCGTGTGTTGCTACTCAACACGTTTAGATTTAAaagtggcttatgggtaaaaatgttggGGAACCCCCACCTTAATGTTGTGTTTGCCCCTACATGCCAAATATGTCAGGAATATACTTGATCGGTCCAAACCAAGGAAAAAAGGGGTTCCTGACAAAGCAAGAAGGCTAGGGCCACTTTGGGAGGCAGGGGTTAAATTGGAATACTCAACTCTGCTGTTGAACAATAAGTGACagtttaaaggacatgttaagcctacattttcctaccattatataagttgggcataatttccccacccaagccacatcatttgtactgcatataccccctccatttgccaacGCCATCCTATTTTCCTAAGGAAAataacagctttttatgtctgacaCATGattagtaacattgacatctgcaaacaggacatgtatgctataaagttcatgcaatgcagaatgcagctttacacaggcacaacatactttgataaaaagttctgctggggttaagcactgtaatggttaggctgagctcaggagaggtgtttaggagaaaaaaataagacagctagagcagagttccTATAGgcaccagcaatgctatctcttcattggctgttagactggagggtgtgtttattaatctgagctgagaagaactgagcatgctcataattaacagccaaagtaaattcctgagggagaggGCAGAGTGTGTTAGagaaggagaaggatttctaagtgattaatgAGAGATTAAGTTATCAAAGCAAGCCtaactgttaaccttttaacaaccagggTGGCAgctatctaaagatttcaaagaggttgttcactgattacatttttgtggagggggttttcATGTCCTTTAATAACAATTGGAGGGCATTATGTTGGACATacaagatgtacagtatatgctgtaATATCAAGCAGGTAATTTACAAGgacatttcctttcatttttcCTTTCAGTGAGGTGGTATATTACTTCCAAACAGTAGAAGAAGCAGGAAAGCCATGTGGAAGTGCACAAGCATGTTTGGAACTTACATgtaccttaaaggggctgttcacttttgcgttaacttttggtatgatatagagagtgatattctgagaccatttgcatttggtattcatattttattatttgttttttttttaattatttagcttttgattcagcagttctccagtttgcaatttccgcaatctggttgctagggtccaaattaccctagcaaccatgcattgatttgagtaatacactggcatatgaataggaaaggaccagaatagaaatatgagtagtcaaaagtagtaataataataaatgccttacagagcatttgttttagatggggtcagtgacccccatttgaaagttgtcagaagaaggcaaatattaaaaaaattacaaatttaaaagtttcttagaattagcccttctataacatcataaaagtgaatttaaagatgaaccaccccattaatgaCGTGCCAATATGTGCTCTCTATTGTGTACATTTTGGACACTTGCTGGTGTTATAGCTGTTATCAACAGACTTCTCACATACATTAAAGAACTCTATTACTTTTGAATTATCAATTACCTTTCCCATTTCCTGCCTTGTTAATGTAATGGCTGTACTTATTGTGCCATGATCTGCATGCTTGAAGTGGAacacattataatacataagaagAAGAATTATCAGAAGTGTTAAAATGCAAAGCAGATGCCAATAGCAACCATCAGGTGACATTTCATTTAGGTAAATTAGTAGGCGTAGGTAGATTGAAGTACATGCCTGGGACacctattgttgcaccctaggtgtcacggtcggcaccctaaaccaggcaatttgacagccaacagctccctgttccctatgtcgtaatttacctctgcaggtaaaaacttcttagagaaaaaggcacaggggtgcaatttgttggttatcgggtgcctttgagaaaggactgccccagctcctacctcagaagcatcaacctccacATTGAAGGGAAGAGCAGAATCAGGGTGTAGAAGAattaggggcagaactgaactcccttttgagggtttcaaaagcttgTAAGGCTGAAGGAGGCCATATACTGGGATCAGCGCCCTTCTTAGTTAAATttgtgatgggggccacaataagagaaaaattcttaataaattgacgataATAGTTGGcgaaaccaagaaatctttgaactgaacgtaacgaaaggggttgggcccaatccaggacagctctcaccttgcctggatccatttatAGACCATTGTTggaaataataaaccccaaaaactgaacagaagagacctcaaaggtacatttctccagtttcgcgtaaagattattttcccttagccttcgtaagacttcacaaacatgattacGATGTGTACTTAGAttggaagagaaaataaaaatatcatcaagatagaccactacgaatacccCCAACAGATAATAACAGGAGATAATTCtgtttttgctcctgatcctCTAAGCGCTGAAGCAGAGTGGTAAGAAG
This window contains:
- the smpd3.S gene encoding sphingomyelin phosphodiesterase 3; this translates as MVLYTTPFPSNFFSFLHSLSWALIFPCCWLGDRLLASFLPTTYEKRQRSDDPCYIQVLFIIITTPIYLALLVSSLPFAFIGFLVWSPIQAARRPYVYSHIQEKACATEAKLLAEWRATSSGKSFCFGTANVCLLPDSMARFNNLFNTQARAKEIGRRIRNGASRPQIKIYIDSPTNTSISAASFSSLVSPQGGDTSHRAVNVGMKRTTSMEYKGENFGVNSCEEGRNWRNGGDTADGEESPCIIRISGEDSDHISDTETDAISGHVNVACLAEIETDFQKSPTANHKGKDADGGSLDSCTASRESLFKVRMADGAVDQSSVNNKLLYKTSIIKKATARKKKHMDDILDHDISAFFPANLDFLCLQEVFDKRAAEKLKEQLHFYFEYVLYDVGVYGCHGCCGFKFLNSGLLFASRYPILDATYHCYPNGRGIDALAAKGALFVKVQVGTTPQGQRIVGYISCTHLHALAGDAVTRCEQLDMLQEWVCEFRKSTSSSSTANQEELVVFDVICGDLNFDNCSSEDKLEQQHSLFTHYKDPCRLSQGEEKPWAIGTLLDPEGLYDEEVCSPDNMQKVLENEEGRKEYLVYPASKNHCPNQKGRKVPLKGSGRRVDYMLFTEEGLNMEWKVDVEEYSFITQLAGLTDHVPVAMRLTVSTGEEES